A DNA window from Capnocytophaga sp. ARDL2 contains the following coding sequences:
- a CDS encoding phospho-sugar mutase, whose translation MKIDKNILEKVQLWMSEPFDKNTQNQVEELLTNSPKELEDCFYKNLEFGTGGMRGVMGVGTNRINKYTLGKNTQGLSQYLKQCFPNEELKVAIAYDCRHNSDTLAKVVADVFSANGIKVYLYEALRPTPQLSFTVRHLGCQAGIVLTASHNPPEYNGYKVYWQDGGQLVPPQDKELIQVIDSLDYKDILFTPNEDLIEILGEEIDNKFAKSVVKNASFNIPSAAKQNLKIVYTSLHGTSIKAIPQVLELAGYTDVNIVKEQAEPNGDFPTVKSPNPEEPEALKMALELADEIQADIVIGTDPDADRLGVAVRDLNGKMVLLNGNQSMMIMTAFLLEQWHQQGKIEEGKHFIGSTIVSTPMMLVLAEAYKVECKVGLTGFKWIAKFIKDFPNQQFIGGGEESFGYMVGDTVRDKDAVASTLLICEIAALAKAAGSSLYDELLNLYLDYGYYKEHLISITKKGKDGAEEIAKMMSDLRENPLKEIAGERVVFVEDYQSSIATNLFTNETETLHLPKSNVLIYYLEDGTKICARPSGTEPKIKFYFSVNTFVDTKNQIAGTEEYLQEKINRIITEMNLQ comes from the coding sequence ATGAAAATAGACAAAAATATTTTAGAAAAAGTACAACTTTGGATGAGTGAACCATTTGACAAAAACACTCAAAACCAAGTAGAAGAATTACTAACCAATTCGCCAAAAGAATTGGAAGATTGTTTTTATAAAAACTTAGAATTTGGTACCGGTGGAATGCGTGGAGTAATGGGCGTAGGTACCAATCGCATCAATAAATATACATTGGGAAAAAACACCCAAGGACTTTCACAATATTTGAAGCAATGTTTCCCTAATGAGGAATTGAAAGTTGCAATTGCTTACGACTGTCGACACAACAGCGATACCCTGGCAAAGGTAGTAGCCGATGTGTTTTCGGCTAATGGTATCAAGGTATATTTGTATGAAGCTTTGCGTCCTACGCCGCAGTTGTCGTTTACGGTGCGTCATTTGGGGTGTCAAGCAGGAATTGTATTGACAGCTTCTCACAATCCGCCTGAATACAACGGATACAAAGTATATTGGCAAGACGGAGGTCAATTGGTGCCACCACAAGATAAAGAATTGATTCAGGTAATAGACAGTTTGGATTATAAAGACATATTGTTTACGCCAAACGAAGATTTGATAGAAATCCTCGGAGAGGAAATAGATAATAAATTTGCAAAATCGGTGGTGAAAAATGCGAGTTTCAATATTCCGTCTGCGGCAAAACAAAACTTGAAAATTGTTTATACTTCGCTGCATGGTACTTCGATAAAAGCCATTCCTCAGGTTTTGGAATTGGCAGGTTATACCGATGTAAATATTGTGAAGGAACAGGCGGAACCCAATGGAGATTTCCCAACGGTAAAATCGCCCAATCCAGAAGAACCCGAAGCCTTGAAAATGGCGTTGGAATTGGCAGATGAAATCCAAGCAGATATTGTGATTGGAACCGATCCAGATGCCGACCGTTTAGGAGTTGCCGTGCGTGATTTAAACGGAAAAATGGTATTGCTCAACGGCAATCAATCAATGATGATAATGACTGCCTTTTTGTTGGAGCAATGGCATCAGCAAGGAAAAATCGAGGAGGGCAAACACTTCATTGGTTCGACCATCGTTTCTACACCGATGATGTTGGTATTAGCAGAGGCGTACAAAGTGGAATGCAAAGTAGGATTGACAGGCTTTAAATGGATTGCTAAATTCATCAAAGACTTCCCAAATCAGCAGTTTATTGGTGGAGGAGAAGAAAGTTTTGGATACATGGTAGGTGATACGGTACGCGACAAAGATGCCGTTGCTTCTACTTTGTTGATTTGCGAAATTGCTGCCTTGGCAAAAGCGGCAGGTTCGTCCTTGTATGACGAATTACTCAATCTATATTTGGATTACGGATATTACAAAGAACATCTGATTTCGATAACTAAAAAAGGAAAAGACGGAGCAGAAGAAATTGCTAAAATGATGTCGGATTTGCGAGAAAATCCTTTGAAAGAAATTGCGGGTGAACGCGTAGTTTTTGTAGAAGATTATCAGAGTTCGATTGCTACGAATTTGTTTACAAACGAAACGGAAACTTTGCATTTGCCAAAATCCAATGTTTTGATTTACTATTTAGAAGACGGAACAAAAATCTGTGCAAGACCCAGCGGTACCGAACCAAAAATCAAGTTTTATTTCAGTGTCAATACTTTTGTAGATACCAAAAATCAAATCGCAGGAACGGAGGAGTATTTACAAGAAAAAATCAATCGCATCATCACTGAGATGAATTTGCAATAG
- a CDS encoding c-type cytochrome: MKKMGNHNWFSRIVFLSLAFLLTFTTASFAQDVAKGKELFNSQCAACHKLDANSTGPALRGVADRRSTDWLHKWIKNSADLIKSGDAEAVKVFNEWNKVPMNAFPNLSAEDIDNIIAYTSEPKAEAKAPAAVAGQNNANAGGGMSEVLVLGALAIVLVMLVAMLFFVRTILNKVVEKNNLTVTQEKSLPLWKAFVQNQFLVISSVLLFLLMGAYMAFGYMMQIGIDQGYEPIQPIHFSHKIHAGENGIDCKYCHSAARESKTSGIPSLNVCMNCHKNISEFTGHPDSLYVDYSKEFYTAEIQKLYQAVGWDPATQSYTGEEKPVKWVRIHNLPDFVYFNHSQHVNVAGLDCQTCHGSVETMEIMRQHSPLTMGWCVECHRETEVKIDNEYYAKIHEELSKKYGVEKLTAAQLGGLECGKCHY; encoded by the coding sequence ATGAAAAAAATGGGTAACCATAACTGGTTTTCAAGGATCGTATTCTTGAGTTTAGCATTTTTGCTAACATTCACTACGGCTTCCTTTGCACAAGATGTTGCGAAAGGGAAGGAGTTGTTTAATTCGCAATGTGCGGCTTGTCACAAGTTGGATGCAAATTCAACAGGACCTGCATTGCGTGGTGTAGCAGATCGTCGCTCGACAGACTGGCTACATAAATGGATCAAAAACAGTGCGGATTTGATCAAATCTGGTGATGCTGAGGCGGTAAAAGTTTTCAACGAGTGGAACAAAGTACCGATGAATGCGTTTCCAAACTTGTCGGCAGAGGATATTGACAATATCATCGCCTACACTTCAGAGCCAAAAGCAGAGGCAAAAGCACCGGCTGCAGTAGCTGGACAAAACAATGCCAATGCTGGAGGTGGTATGTCAGAAGTTCTTGTGTTAGGAGCTTTGGCTATCGTATTGGTAATGCTTGTAGCAATGTTGTTCTTTGTAAGAACAATCTTGAACAAAGTGGTAGAGAAAAACAACTTGACAGTTACTCAAGAAAAATCTCTTCCATTGTGGAAAGCATTCGTACAAAATCAATTCTTGGTTATTTCATCTGTATTGTTGTTCTTATTAATGGGAGCGTACATGGCATTTGGCTATATGATGCAAATCGGTATCGACCAAGGATATGAGCCAATCCAACCTATCCACTTCTCACACAAAATTCACGCAGGTGAAAACGGAATCGACTGTAAGTACTGTCACTCTGCTGCAAGAGAGTCAAAAACTTCTGGTATCCCTTCATTGAATGTTTGTATGAACTGTCATAAAAACATCAGTGAGTTTACAGGACACCCTGACTCATTATATGTAGATTACTCAAAAGAGTTCTATACAGCAGAAATCCAAAAATTGTATCAAGCAGTCGGATGGGATCCAGCAACTCAGTCTTATACTGGAGAAGAAAAACCAGTAAAATGGGTGCGTATTCACAACTTGCCTGACTTTGTTTACTTCAACCATTCTCAACACGTAAACGTTGCAGGATTGGATTGTCAAACATGTCACGGATCAGTGGAAACTATGGAAATCATGAGACAACATTCACCACTTACTATGGGATGGTGTGTGGAATGTCACCGTGAAACTGAAGTGAAAATCGACAACGAATACTACGCTAAAATTCACGAAGAGCTTTCTAAAAAGTACGGAGTTGAAAAATTGACTGCTGCTCAATTAGGAGGATTAGAGTGTGGTAAATGTCACTATTAA
- a CDS encoding ABC transporter ATP-binding protein → MKELLRKILPFALNYKGNIIGNVSFNILYALFSTLGMVMIIPVMNVLFSESKEVPVKPIYTNIWGIKDYLNDLLYFYINTFAEERGKQYALYLTISLILIVFLFKNLFNYLGTQHLMKLKNGVLRDLRKNMYKKIIELPVSYYSEKRKGDIMARILGDLGEVQNSFFAVLELAVKEPLTIVFSLIAMFLISWKLTLFVFVFIPISATIISKIGKSLKAHSTKAQQESGRLISIVEESLSGLKIVKGYNAESFFSQVFNQSVERIYYFSNKIGKKNNLASPMSEFLGIVIIAVLLIYGGSLVLQEGTLTGGAFIGYIAMAYNVLTPAKQISKASYQVKNGLAAAERVFEVIETEVEIRDTAQSKVLKEFSDKISLQNVSFSYDGEREVLKDFNLEIPKGKTVALVGQSGSGKSTIANLLMRFYDVNKGVISIDGVNIKDLTIQSVREQLGLVTQDSIMFNGSIADNVKIGKQNATDDEVIEALKVANAFEFVKDLPEGIHTNIGDAGGKLSGGQKQRISIARAILKNPPIMILDEATSALDTESERLVQNALEHMMKKRTSIVIAHRLSTIQKADWIVVMQQGKIVEQGTHDTLLAQNGTYAKLVSLQSFVE, encoded by the coding sequence ATGAAAGAATTACTAAGAAAAATACTTCCTTTTGCTCTGAATTACAAAGGGAATATCATTGGAAATGTTTCATTTAACATTCTCTATGCACTGTTTAGCACATTGGGAATGGTGATGATTATTCCTGTGATGAATGTATTGTTTAGCGAAAGCAAAGAAGTTCCAGTAAAACCCATTTATACCAATATTTGGGGCATCAAGGATTATTTAAACGATTTGCTTTATTTTTACATCAATACATTTGCCGAAGAGAGAGGAAAACAATACGCTTTATATTTGACGATTTCACTGATTTTGATTGTGTTTTTGTTCAAAAATTTATTCAATTATTTGGGAACACAACATTTGATGAAATTGAAAAATGGAGTGTTGAGGGATTTGCGAAAAAATATGTACAAAAAAATTATTGAATTGCCCGTTTCTTATTATTCCGAAAAGAGAAAAGGGGATATAATGGCAAGAATTTTAGGTGATTTGGGAGAAGTACAAAATTCATTTTTTGCCGTATTGGAATTGGCTGTAAAAGAACCCTTGACGATTGTTTTTTCATTGATTGCTATGTTTTTAATTAGTTGGAAACTGACTTTGTTTGTGTTCGTTTTTATCCCTATTTCGGCAACCATTATTTCCAAAATAGGAAAATCTCTCAAAGCACATTCTACAAAAGCTCAGCAAGAAAGTGGACGATTGATCTCGATTGTAGAAGAATCATTGTCAGGTTTGAAAATCGTAAAAGGATATAATGCAGAATCGTTTTTTTCTCAAGTTTTTAATCAATCGGTAGAGAGAATTTATTATTTTTCCAACAAAATTGGAAAGAAAAATAATTTAGCTTCTCCTATGTCTGAATTTTTGGGAATTGTCATCATAGCCGTATTGTTAATTTACGGAGGTTCGTTGGTTTTGCAAGAAGGAACACTGACAGGAGGAGCGTTTATTGGGTATATTGCAATGGCTTATAATGTATTGACGCCAGCAAAACAAATTTCAAAAGCTTCATATCAAGTAAAAAATGGTTTGGCAGCAGCAGAGCGTGTGTTTGAAGTTATCGAAACAGAAGTAGAAATCAGAGATACGGCACAATCGAAAGTTTTGAAAGAATTTTCAGATAAAATTTCCTTACAAAATGTATCGTTTTCTTATGATGGAGAAAGAGAAGTTTTGAAGGATTTTAATTTGGAAATTCCAAAAGGAAAAACCGTTGCCTTGGTAGGTCAGTCAGGTTCTGGAAAAAGTACTATTGCCAATTTGTTGATGCGTTTTTACGATGTAAATAAAGGGGTAATTTCGATTGATGGAGTTAATATTAAAGATTTAACTATCCAATCTGTGCGAGAACAGTTGGGTTTGGTGACGCAAGACAGTATTATGTTCAACGGTTCGATAGCCGACAATGTAAAAATTGGTAAACAAAACGCTACAGATGATGAGGTAATCGAAGCCTTGAAAGTAGCCAATGCGTTCGAATTTGTAAAAGATTTACCAGAAGGAATCCACACCAATATTGGAGATGCTGGAGGAAAGCTATCAGGCGGGCAGAAACAACGCATTTCTATTGCACGAGCTATTTTGAAAAATCCACCGATTATGATTTTGGACGAGGCAACATCTGCCTTAGATACCGAAAGCGAACGATTGGTACAAAACGCATTAGAACACATGATGAAAAAACGCACTTCGATAGTCATTGCCCACCGTTTATCAACCATTCAAAAAGCCGATTGGATTGTAGTCATGCAACAAGGAAAAATCGTGGAACAAGGCACACACGATACGCTTTTGGCACAAAACGGTACTTATGCCAAATTGGTGTCGTTGCAGTCGTTTGTGGAGTAG
- a CDS encoding cytochrome c — protein sequence MKNIFKFIALAGVSTLATSCFNKEKPNYQLFPNMYESVAYETYSESDAFNNGKEGQLPAKGSVPRGFDPYEYEDSTEGLAAAKANLKAPFDLKNLSDADVAKAKELYTIYCALCHGDSGDGKGTLVKKEKFLGVPNYAERELTEGGIYHVITYGLNSMGSHKNQLSQHERWLVTAYVLKLKSEL from the coding sequence ATGAAGAATATTTTTAAATTTATAGCACTTGCTGGAGTTTCAACATTGGCTACTTCTTGTTTTAATAAGGAAAAACCAAATTATCAATTGTTTCCAAATATGTACGAGTCGGTAGCTTATGAGACTTATTCAGAGTCTGATGCTTTCAACAACGGAAAAGAAGGACAATTGCCAGCTAAAGGATCAGTTCCAAGAGGATTTGACCCTTATGAGTACGAAGATTCAACAGAAGGTTTGGCAGCAGCTAAAGCCAATTTAAAAGCTCCTTTCGACTTGAAGAATCTTTCAGATGCAGATGTAGCCAAAGCAAAAGAATTATATACAATTTATTGTGCATTGTGCCACGGAGACTCTGGAGATGGAAAAGGAACTTTGGTGAAAAAAGAAAAATTCTTAGGGGTTCCAAACTATGCTGAAAGAGAATTGACAGAAGGAGGTATTTATCATGTAATCACTTACGGATTAAACTCAATGGGTTCTCACAAAAATCAATTGTCTCAACACGAAAGATGGTTGGTTACAGCTTATGTTTTAAAGCTAAAATCAGAATTATAA
- a CDS encoding SPOR domain-containing protein produces MKDYLKLVPFVFLTFSTLTFAQETSISKPNQLDLLISKKFKTNNSFSIYPNFSIQIASSEKDEAEKNYKNFSKVYPNEEATIIYNQPHYKVVVGNFRNKIEAVSFLYTLKKEYPNAFVVKLKK; encoded by the coding sequence ATGAAAGATTATTTAAAACTCGTACCCTTTGTATTTTTAACATTTTCGACGTTAACTTTTGCTCAAGAAACCTCAATTTCAAAACCTAATCAATTAGACCTATTGATCAGCAAAAAGTTTAAAACCAACAATTCGTTTTCGATTTACCCAAATTTTTCTATTCAAATTGCTAGTTCTGAAAAAGATGAAGCTGAAAAAAATTATAAAAACTTCTCTAAAGTCTATCCCAACGAAGAAGCGACGATTATCTACAATCAACCGCATTATAAGGTAGTAGTGGGTAATTTTCGTAACAAAATCGAGGCGGTGAGTTTTTTATACACTCTTAAAAAGGAGTATCCCAATGCTTTTGTAGTAAAGTTGAAGAAGTGA
- a CDS encoding TAT-variant-translocated molybdopterin oxidoreductase yields MASNKKYWKSVEELNENSSIVERLRNNEFVEEIPTEDFLGDDKTMSSSSTTRRDFLKYVGFSTAAATLAACEGPVVKSIPYVVQPEEIVPGVADYYATTIADGFDFTNILIKTREGRPIKVENNNMEGTITGANARVHASVLSLYDSLRLKQPKIEGKSASWDEVNNKIAADLKAATGQIVVLTNTTASPSTKKLIGELSSVYTNVKHIIYDAVSSDAALDAYQQVYGERALADYDFQKADVIVSVGADFLSDWQGGGYDSGYAKGRVPKNGKMSKHIQIEANMSLSGANADKRIPLTVAEQKLALVKIYNIITGASVAVANTKADAEIVKAAQQLKSAGSAGVLVSGIDDVNAQLLVFAINRALNSNAFDPAKPKYVRGGDRKAVTQLVKDMNAGAVSVLIMSGVNPVYSLYEGAAFAEGLKKVKTSVSYTLREDETASLTTIAAAAPHYLEAWGDVQIKKGHYSVTQPTIRPLFTTQQFEEGVLAWLGKTESYYDYIKATGVSLVGGSWNKLVHNGFGTFVAENSVVGTPDFSSAAVSLATAKVAGSELVFYTKVGMGDGQQANNPWLQEFPDPITRVSWDNYITVSRVDAEELGIKNWNVANGGLNGSLVNVKVGDKVLENVPALIQPGQAKGTFGISFGYGRKSALKEEMQVGVNAYSLYKDGVGVQPVSIEVVGGEHEFACVQLHNTLMGRGDIVKDTTLEIFNTQDAKVWNPKPHVSIDHQMVEASTVDIWESFDRSVGHHFNLSIDLNSCTGCGACVIACHAENNVPVVGKSEVRRSRDMHWLRIDRYYSSEDTFAEDVTTKNAAKGLMENIDMFQNLEHPADNPQVAFQPVMCQHCNHAPCETVCPVAATSHGRQGQNHMAYNRCVGTRYCANNCPYKVRRFNWFLYSQNSAFDYHMNDDLGRMVLNPDVNVRSRGVMEKCSFCIQSTQEVILRAKREGRKVSKGEFNDACACSAACSSGSMVFGDVNEKEDPIVALKEDERAYHLLEHIGTQPNVIYQVKVRNS; encoded by the coding sequence ATGGCATCAAACAAAAAATACTGGAAAAGTGTTGAGGAGCTTAACGAGAACAGTTCTATTGTTGAGAGGCTAAGAAACAATGAGTTTGTTGAAGAAATTCCTACAGAAGATTTTCTTGGAGACGACAAAACCATGTCTTCGTCTTCTACAACTCGTAGAGACTTTTTGAAATATGTTGGTTTTTCAACTGCAGCTGCTACTTTGGCTGCCTGTGAAGGGCCTGTAGTTAAGTCGATTCCTTATGTAGTACAACCAGAGGAAATTGTTCCTGGGGTGGCTGACTATTATGCAACTACAATTGCAGATGGTTTTGACTTTACTAATATCTTGATTAAAACTCGTGAAGGGCGTCCTATTAAAGTAGAAAACAACAATATGGAAGGTACTATTACAGGGGCTAATGCTCGAGTACATGCATCTGTATTGTCTTTGTATGATAGTTTGCGTCTAAAACAACCTAAGATTGAAGGGAAATCTGCGTCTTGGGATGAAGTAAATAATAAAATCGCTGCTGATTTGAAAGCAGCTACTGGACAAATCGTGGTATTGACAAATACTACGGCTTCTCCCTCTACTAAAAAGTTGATTGGAGAATTGTCTTCTGTATATACTAATGTTAAACACATCATCTATGATGCAGTTTCTTCTGATGCTGCATTGGATGCTTACCAACAAGTTTACGGTGAAAGAGCTTTGGCGGATTATGATTTCCAAAAAGCGGATGTTATCGTTTCTGTGGGTGCAGACTTCTTGTCTGACTGGCAAGGTGGTGGATACGACAGCGGATATGCTAAAGGTCGTGTACCTAAAAACGGAAAAATGTCAAAGCACATTCAGATCGAGGCAAATATGTCTTTGTCTGGAGCAAATGCTGATAAGAGAATTCCTCTTACTGTAGCTGAACAAAAATTGGCTTTGGTAAAAATATACAACATCATCACAGGTGCTTCGGTTGCTGTAGCTAATACAAAGGCGGATGCTGAAATCGTAAAAGCTGCTCAACAGTTGAAATCTGCGGGAAGTGCCGGAGTTTTAGTTTCTGGTATCGATGATGTAAATGCTCAATTGTTGGTGTTTGCTATCAACAGAGCATTGAACTCAAATGCTTTCGACCCTGCAAAACCTAAATATGTAAGAGGTGGAGACAGAAAAGCTGTAACACAATTGGTAAAAGACATGAATGCCGGTGCTGTATCTGTATTGATTATGTCTGGAGTAAATCCAGTATATTCATTATATGAAGGTGCTGCTTTTGCAGAGGGATTGAAAAAAGTAAAAACTTCGGTTTCTTATACTTTGAGAGAAGACGAAACAGCTTCATTGACTACAATTGCTGCGGCGGCTCCTCATTATTTAGAGGCTTGGGGTGATGTGCAAATCAAAAAAGGACATTACTCTGTAACTCAGCCTACAATCCGTCCATTGTTTACTACTCAACAATTTGAAGAAGGAGTATTGGCATGGTTAGGGAAAACAGAATCATACTATGATTATATCAAAGCTACAGGAGTATCTTTGGTAGGTGGTTCTTGGAATAAATTGGTTCACAATGGTTTCGGAACTTTCGTTGCTGAAAATTCTGTAGTAGGTACACCTGATTTCTCATCTGCTGCTGTATCATTGGCTACTGCAAAAGTTGCTGGTAGTGAGTTGGTATTCTATACTAAAGTAGGTATGGGAGATGGGCAACAAGCAAACAACCCTTGGTTGCAAGAGTTTCCAGATCCAATCACTCGTGTGTCTTGGGACAACTACATCACAGTTTCTCGTGTAGATGCTGAAGAATTGGGTATCAAAAACTGGAATGTTGCAAACGGTGGTTTGAACGGATCTTTGGTAAATGTAAAAGTTGGAGATAAAGTATTGGAAAATGTTCCTGCTTTGATTCAACCAGGACAGGCTAAAGGTACTTTTGGTATTTCTTTCGGATACGGTAGAAAATCTGCGTTGAAAGAAGAAATGCAAGTGGGTGTAAATGCTTACTCATTGTACAAAGATGGAGTAGGAGTACAACCTGTATCTATCGAAGTTGTAGGTGGTGAACACGAGTTTGCTTGTGTACAGTTGCACAATACTTTGATGGGTAGAGGAGACATCGTAAAAGATACAACATTAGAAATCTTCAATACACAAGATGCGAAAGTGTGGAATCCAAAACCACATGTATCTATTGACCACCAAATGGTAGAGGCTTCTACAGTAGATATTTGGGAATCATTTGATAGATCAGTAGGGCATCACTTTAATTTATCTATCGACTTGAATTCTTGTACAGGATGTGGAGCGTGTGTAATTGCTTGTCATGCTGAAAACAATGTGCCAGTAGTAGGTAAATCAGAGGTGAGAAGATCAAGAGATATGCACTGGTTGCGTATCGATAGATACTATTCGTCAGAAGATACGTTTGCAGAAGATGTAACTACGAAAAACGCTGCAAAAGGATTGATGGAAAACATCGATATGTTCCAAAACTTGGAGCATCCAGCAGACAATCCACAAGTTGCATTCCAACCTGTAATGTGTCAGCACTGTAACCACGCACCATGTGAAACGGTATGTCCGGTAGCAGCTACATCTCATGGGCGTCAGGGACAAAACCATATGGCATACAACCGTTGTGTGGGTACTCGTTACTGTGCAAACAACTGTCCTTACAAAGTCCGTCGTTTCAACTGGTTCTTATATTCTCAAAATTCGGCATTTGATTACCACATGAATGATGATTTAGGAAGAATGGTGTTGAATCCAGATGTAAATGTTCGTTCAAGAGGGGTTATGGAAAAATGTTCGTTCTGTATCCAATCTACACAAGAGGTAATTTTAAGAGCAAAACGCGAAGGAAGAAAAGTATCAAAAGGAGAATTTAACGATGCTTGTGCATGTTCGGCAGCTTGTTCGAGTGGTTCGATGGTATTCGGAGATGTAAACGAGAAAGAAGATCCAATCGTAGCATTGAAAGAAGACGAAAGAGCATATCATTTATTAGAGCACATTGGTACACAACCAAATGTAATCTATCAAGTAAAAGTTAGAAACTCTTAA
- the nrfD gene encoding NrfD/PsrC family molybdoenzyme membrane anchor subunit — protein sequence MSSHYEAPIRKPLVLGDKSYHDVTVDVARPVEGRANKQWWTVFTIALVAFLWGAGCMVYTITTGIGTWGLNKTIGWSWDITNFVWWVGIGHAGTLISAVLLLFRQKWRMAINRSAEAMTIFSVVQAGLFPIIHMGRPWMAFWVLPMPNQFGSLWVNFNSPLLWDVFAISTYLSVSLVFWWTGLLPDFAMLRDRAISPFAKRVYSILSFGWSGRAKDWQRFEEVSLVLAGLATPLVLSVHTIVSFDFATSVIPGWHTTILPPYFVAGAIFSGFAMVNTLLIIMRKVVNLEDYITIQHIELMNIIVMITGSVVGIAYITELWVAWYSGVEYEQYAFLNRATGPYWWSYWLMMTCNVISPQVMWFKKVRTSIMASFVISLVVNVGMWFERFVIIVTSLHRDYLPSSWTMFQPTFVDAGIYIGTIGFFFVLFLLYSRSFPVIAQAEVKTILKSSGDNFKRARENGEDSHNH from the coding sequence ATGTCGTCACATTACGAAGCACCCATTAGAAAACCTTTAGTTCTTGGTGATAAAAGTTATCACGATGTAACTGTAGATGTTGCAAGACCTGTAGAAGGACGTGCTAATAAACAATGGTGGACTGTTTTTACCATTGCATTGGTAGCTTTCCTTTGGGGAGCAGGATGTATGGTATATACTATTACAACAGGTATTGGTACTTGGGGATTGAATAAAACCATCGGATGGTCTTGGGATATTACCAATTTTGTATGGTGGGTAGGTATCGGTCACGCGGGTACACTTATTTCGGCTGTATTGTTGTTGTTCCGTCAAAAATGGAGAATGGCAATCAACCGTTCGGCAGAGGCTATGACTATCTTCTCAGTAGTTCAGGCTGGTTTGTTCCCAATCATCCATATGGGGCGTCCATGGATGGCGTTTTGGGTATTACCTATGCCAAACCAATTTGGTTCGTTGTGGGTAAACTTTAACTCACCATTACTTTGGGATGTATTTGCGATTTCTACTTATTTATCTGTGTCATTGGTATTCTGGTGGACAGGTTTATTACCCGATTTCGCTATGTTGAGAGATAGAGCTATTTCGCCATTTGCAAAAAGAGTATATTCAATTTTATCATTCGGATGGTCTGGTAGAGCAAAAGATTGGCAACGATTTGAAGAAGTTTCATTGGTATTGGCTGGATTGGCTACTCCATTGGTACTTTCTGTACACACGATTGTATCATTTGACTTTGCTACATCGGTTATCCCAGGTTGGCATACAACCATCTTACCTCCGTACTTCGTTGCGGGAGCGATTTTCTCAGGATTTGCCATGGTAAACACCTTGTTGATCATCATGAGAAAAGTGGTAAATTTGGAAGACTATATTACTATCCAACACATCGAATTGATGAATATCATCGTTATGATTACTGGATCGGTAGTAGGTATTGCCTATATTACTGAGTTGTGGGTAGCATGGTATTCAGGAGTAGAGTATGAGCAGTATGCGTTCTTGAACAGAGCAACAGGACCTTACTGGTGGTCATACTGGTTGATGATGACTTGTAATGTAATTTCTCCACAAGTTATGTGGTTCAAGAAAGTTCGTACATCAATTATGGCATCGTTTGTAATTTCATTGGTAGTAAATGTGGGAATGTGGTTTGAGCGTTTCGTAATCATTGTTACATCATTGCACCGTGATTACTTGCCATCGTCTTGGACAATGTTCCAACCAACTTTTGTAGATGCGGGTATCTATATTGGTACTATTGGATTCTTCTTTGTATTGTTCTTGTTATACTCAAGAAGTTTCCCAGTAATTGCACAAGCAGAGGTAAAAACTATATTGAAATCGTCTGGAGATAATTTCAAAAGAGCGAGAGAAAACGGAGAAGATTCACATAATCACTAA
- a CDS encoding DUF3341 domain-containing protein, which produces MSTKVIHALYNDDDVLMDAVKATRAAHHHIEEVYTPFPVHGLDKAMGLKPTRLAICAFIYGLCGLSFATFMMNNIMIQDWPQDIGGKPSFSYIQNMPSFVPIMFELTVFFAAHLMCITFFLRSKLWPFKKAENPDVRTTDDHFLMEVALYGNEEEALEFFKNTGAVEVKVTEKH; this is translated from the coding sequence ATGAGTACAAAAGTTATACATGCGTTATACAATGATGATGATGTATTAATGGATGCAGTAAAAGCAACAAGAGCTGCTCATCATCACATCGAAGAAGTGTACACACCCTTTCCAGTACACGGTTTAGACAAAGCAATGGGATTGAAACCAACTCGTTTAGCGATTTGTGCCTTTATTTATGGGTTGTGTGGATTGTCATTCGCTACATTTATGATGAACAATATCATGATTCAAGATTGGCCACAAGACATTGGAGGTAAACCAAGTTTTAGCTATATTCAAAATATGCCATCATTTGTGCCTATTATGTTTGAGCTTACTGTATTTTTTGCAGCTCACTTGATGTGTATCACTTTCTTCTTGAGAAGTAAGTTATGGCCATTCAAAAAAGCTGAAAATCCAGATGTAAGAACTACAGACGATCATTTTTTGATGGAAGTAGCATTGTATGGAAACGAAGAAGAAGCATTGGAGTTTTTCAAAAACACTGGTGCTGTAGAAGTAAAAGTAACCGAAAAACATTAA